From Camelus dromedarius isolate mCamDro1 chromosome 2, mCamDro1.pat, whole genome shotgun sequence, one genomic window encodes:
- the SERP1 gene encoding stress-associated endoplasmic reticulum protein 1, which produces MVAKQRIRMANEKHSKNITQRGNVAKTSRNAPEEKASVGPWLLALFIFVVCGSAIFQIIQSIRMGM; this is translated from the exons ATGGTCGCCAAGCAGCGGATCCGTATGGCCAACGAGAAGCACAGCAAGAACATCACCCAGCGCGGCAACGTCGCCAAGACTTCG AGAAATGCTCCCGAAGAGAAGGCGTCTGTAGGACCCTGGTTATTGGCTctcttcatttttgttgtttgtggtTCTG CAATTTTCCAGATTATTCAAAGTATCAGGATGGGCATGTGA